The Haploplasma axanthum region TAAAACATCCTCAGCAGTTATAATTCCAATTAACCCTTTATTCTTATTTAGTACTGCAAGTAACGCAATATCGTAATCGCTTATCTTTTCAATTGCAACTGCAAGATTATCTTCTTCATTAACATATTCAAAATCAGGGTTAATAAATTCCACAATTTGCTGATTTTTTCTAGCAACAATTAAATCTTTCAAAGATATTGTTCCAACTAAACGATTATTTTTTTTAACAAATATTGTATCAATGTAATCATTATCTGTAACATTCGCTATAATATACTTCATTGCTTCAGAAACTTCATAATCGTATTGAATTGTCAAATAATCACTACGCATAACTGATGCAGCTTTTGTTTCATCATATTTAATTAATTTTTCAAGTTCTTTTCTTTTAGAAAGTTTTAACAAACTTGAAAATTTATTTTTATCTTCTTCAGAAAACTCTTCAAATAATGGCTTTAAGTCAGCCGCTGATAAGTCTTCTAATAAAACTCGTCTTCTTATATCATCTAACATTCCAAATAATTCAATTGCTTCTTTAGCTCCTAATTCAATAAAAACGTCATCTATAATATTAATTGGAATTATTTGCGCAATAATATTTTTTTCTTCTAAATTAGCTTCATCAAAAACTTTTGCAATATCAACTTCATGCATTACTGATAGTTGTTTAGCTATTTGGTGTCTTGATTGTTTAAAATTTAAATTCATTATGCCACCCCCAACAATAGTGTTGCAAGCCCAAAGAAAATTATAAGGCTTAATATATCAACTAAAGTAGTTATAAATGGTCCTGAAGCAACTGCTGGATCTATTTTAAATTTGTTTAAAACTACAGGAATTAAAAATCCAAGAATTGGACCAATAATAACTGATAAAAGGAGTGCAATTCCTACAACTAATGAAACCATAATTGGTTCATCCATTTTAAGAATAACAGCTAAAAAGTAAGTTATTATTGCTGATGTTAACCCTAGTATTAATCCATTTATAACACCAGTTAATATTTCTTTTTTACCATCTGTAAATGTCGCTCCATCTGATTGATTAAGTTTTCTTAGTGTGACTGCAAGTGTTTGAGTAGCAACATCTCCAGAAGCATCAAGAATTAATGGTTGAAATAATGACAAAATACTTACTGATAAGATAACCTCTTCAAACATTGAAGATGCTAGTGCAATTGGAATAGTCGCAAGAAGTAAAATAACTAGCCAAGGTAACCGATGTAATGCAGTTTTAATAATACTTTTCTCTTCTGTATCATTAATCGCTGCAAGTTTAGCAAAGTCTTCAATAGCTTCTTCTTCATAGGCTTCAATTGCATCATCTAAGGTAATAATTCCAATTAAAATATCCTCATCATTACAAACAGCAATCTCATATAATCCATATTCACGCATCTGATGAATCACTAAATCAATATCATCTTTGTCTTTTACTGAAGGTGCTTGAATTAATAATGTATCAACAATTAATGGTGATTTAGCTTTTATAAGTTCATTTAATTTTACAGTTCCTAAATATTTTTTATTCTCGTTAACAAGAAAAAGAGTACTAATACTCTCAACATCTGGAGCTTTAGCAATTAACATTTTCATTGCATCTTTCACATCAATTTGACTTTTTATTTCTACAAATTCAAAAGTCATCAATGCTCCTGCTTCATCATCTTCATAATTAAGTAGTTTTTGATATTCAGCTTTTTCATCTAAAACATCTAAAATGGCGCTTTGATCTTCACTATCTAATTCATCAAGAATATCAACAGCATCATCAATTTCCATTTGATCAAAAATATTTTTTTGTCTTGATATATCAAGTTCTGTAATTAATTTAGCTCCATCCTCAGGATCTAAATATGACAATACCTCTGATAATTCACTATCCTTTAGGTAGTTTAATAGTCTTACTTGATCAATAAAATCTAATTCGTTTAAAACTTCTGACTGGTCATGGGGGTGTAGTTTTATAAATTCATTATATGCTTTCTTAAATTGTTTATTATCAATATATTCTCTAATTTCCATTTTCTATACCTCCACTTACAATTATTATATCAAAAAAACCATATTATATATATAATTACATGTTTTCTTATATTAGAAAAGCCAGTAAAACTGGCTCATCTTATTCTAATTCAAATACTCCTGTATATAGTTGATAATATCTTCCTTTAGATTCAATCAAATCATTGTGATTTCCTCTTTCAATTATTCTTCCATAATCTAGAACTATTATTGCTTTAGCATTTTTAATTGTCGATAATCTATGTGCAATAACAAATACTGTTCTTCCATCCATTAATTTATCCATACCATTTTGAATCAATTTTTCAGTGTAAGTATCAATTGATGAAGTTGCTTCATCTAAAATCAATACTGGTGGATTAGCAACAGCAACTCTCGCAATTGAAAGTAATTGTCTTTGACCTTGTGAAAGATTAGAACCATTATCTGTCAAAATTGTTTGATAACCATTAGGTAATTTCATAATAAATTCATGTGCATTAGCTAATTTTGAAGAATTAATTACTTCTTCATCAGTTGCCTCTAAGTTACCATATCTAATATTTTCCATAACAGTTTTTGTAAATAGATTTGTATCTTGAAGAACAATTCCTAGTGATCTTCTTAAATCTTTTTTAGATATTTCTTTAATATCAATACCATCATATGTTATTGTTCCACTTTGAATATCATAAAAACGATTTATTAGGTTTGTTATTGTAGTTTTACCTGCACCTGTTGCTCCAACAAATGCAATTTTTTGACCTGGTTTCGCATACAATGTTACATCTTTTAATACCATTTTATCATCACTATATCCAAAATTAACATCAGTAAATCTTACATCACCATTAAGTCTAATTAGTTCGTTAGTCTCAATATTTTTCCATGCCCAAATATTTGTTTTTTCACTTGTTTCACTTAATTGATTATTTTCATACTTAGCATTAACAAGAATAATTTTTCCATTATCAACTTCACTTTTCTCATCTAGAACATCAAAAATTCTTCCAGCACCTGCCATTGCTAAACCAATAAAATTAGCTTGTTGTGACATTTGATTTAATGGTCCAGTAAAGTTTCGTGTAAATAGCAAGAACGAAACAATCTTTGGTATTGTTATCATTGATACTGAAAATAAAATAGCCCCAACTATTGCTGTAATTGAGAATCCTAAATAACCAATACTTACAGTTATAGGAATTAACATCCCTGAATTGATTGATGCTTTTAGAGTATTTTGGTATAAATCATCATTTAAAACATTAAAATTATTGATTGCTTCTTTCTCATGACGATATACTTTAACAACTTTTTGACCTTCAATCATTTCTTCAATATATCCAGTTCCTTTACCTACAGATATTTGTTGTTTAACAAAATATTTACGACTTCTTTTTATTAAGAGTCTAATCACGATTAAGAGACTTAAAGTCACAAATATTGTAATAAAAGCTAGTATATAAGATGTAATGAACATTGCTGTTAAATATCCTATTAATGTTAATGCTGAAACAAATAATTGTGGTAGACTTTGTGAAATCATTTGTCTTGTGGCATCTACGTCATTTGTAAATCTACTCATTAAATCACCATGAGTATTTTTATCATAGTATTGGATTGGTAATGATGTCATATGAGTAAATAAATCATTTCTAAGTCTAATTAAAGTATCTTGGCTTACATCAACCATAATTCTCGAATAAGTATATGATAAGACAATATTTACACCATATAATAAAACCATTGTAAGTATTGTTTTAATTATTTTTGTTAAGTCATTACTTCCTATATCAATAATACTTTGAACTTCTTTAACAACATTTTGAACTA contains the following coding sequences:
- a CDS encoding magnesium transporter; the protein is MNLNFKQSRHQIAKQLSVMHEVDIAKVFDEANLEEKNIIAQIIPINIIDDVFIELGAKEAIELFGMLDDIRRRVLLEDLSAADLKPLFEEFSEEDKNKFSSLLKLSKRKELEKLIKYDETKAASVMRSDYLTIQYDYEVSEAMKYIIANVTDNDYIDTIFVKKNNRLVGTISLKDLIVARKNQQIVEFINPDFEYVNEEDNLAVAIEKISDYDIALLAVLNKNKGLIGIITAEDVLEEMALEFESNVDKFVAVGDYDEDSNPFVRAKQRLPWLLASIVLNLVIALFLSIFSDTINAIAALVLFQPLILGMAGNIGTQAIAVTILVLHNKTHETKEARRKHIKKEVFIGITNAIIVGILGFVLSFVFLTLTTFDMGKNVTPLILSLAISLSLVFSMIISSFFGVLIPIALTKLNIDPAAASGPVISTINDLVALVIYFGLATIIVLPLIV
- the mgtE gene encoding magnesium transporter, with the translated sequence MEIREYIDNKQFKKAYNEFIKLHPHDQSEVLNELDFIDQVRLLNYLKDSELSEVLSYLDPEDGAKLITELDISRQKNIFDQMEIDDAVDILDELDSEDQSAILDVLDEKAEYQKLLNYEDDEAGALMTFEFVEIKSQIDVKDAMKMLIAKAPDVESISTLFLVNENKKYLGTVKLNELIKAKSPLIVDTLLIQAPSVKDKDDIDLVIHQMREYGLYEIAVCNDEDILIGIITLDDAIEAYEEEAIEDFAKLAAINDTEEKSIIKTALHRLPWLVILLLATIPIALASSMFEEVILSVSILSLFQPLILDASGDVATQTLAVTLRKLNQSDGATFTDGKKEILTGVINGLILGLTSAIITYFLAVILKMDEPIMVSLVVGIALLLSVIIGPILGFLIPVVLNKFKIDPAVASGPFITTLVDILSLIIFFGLATLLLGVA
- a CDS encoding ABC transporter ATP-binding protein, yielding MHRIKSPHTKVKKGTMRRLLQYVLKVHKFKVILVLLFMVIATLSNVAATYLVQNVVKEVQSIIDIGSNDLTKIIKTILTMVLLYGVNIVLSYTYSRIMVDVSQDTLIRLRNDLFTHMTSLPIQYYDKNTHGDLMSRFTNDVDATRQMISQSLPQLFVSALTLIGYLTAMFITSYILAFITIFVTLSLLIVIRLLIKRSRKYFVKQQISVGKGTGYIEEMIEGQKVVKVYRHEKEAINNFNVLNDDLYQNTLKASINSGMLIPITVSIGYLGFSITAIVGAILFSVSMITIPKIVSFLLFTRNFTGPLNQMSQQANFIGLAMAGAGRIFDVLDEKSEVDNGKIILVNAKYENNQLSETSEKTNIWAWKNIETNELIRLNGDVRFTDVNFGYSDDKMVLKDVTLYAKPGQKIAFVGATGAGKTTITNLINRFYDIQSGTITYDGIDIKEISKKDLRRSLGIVLQDTNLFTKTVMENIRYGNLEATDEEVINSSKLANAHEFIMKLPNGYQTILTDNGSNLSQGQRQLLSIARVAVANPPVLILDEATSSIDTYTEKLIQNGMDKLMDGRTVFVIAHRLSTIKNAKAIIVLDYGRIIERGNHNDLIESKGRYYQLYTGVFELE